From Cellulomonas dongxiuzhuiae, the proteins below share one genomic window:
- a CDS encoding HdeD family acid-resistance protein, whose translation MADDVTTAMARTLNRVWWLPVLRGLLLLVLGLLLMAQPAASVQAIVWLFGIFAVVDGVVSVALGLVDRGAPGWTWWVVEGLAGIAVGAAVVLWPQPTVRVLFFLLAAWLLVLGVVSILGAVAQSRSRSAGWHWPLAFGLVCTLFALLLIARPQTVLAVFGVLLGLFAFVGGALNVVSGFAVRQVARDLASDPRA comes from the coding sequence ATGGCCGACGACGTCACCACCGCCATGGCACGGACGCTGAACAGGGTGTGGTGGCTGCCCGTGCTGCGCGGTCTGCTGCTGCTCGTCCTCGGGCTCCTGCTCATGGCGCAGCCGGCGGCCTCCGTGCAGGCGATCGTGTGGCTGTTCGGCATCTTCGCGGTCGTCGACGGCGTCGTGTCGGTCGCGCTCGGGCTGGTCGACCGCGGCGCCCCGGGGTGGACGTGGTGGGTCGTCGAAGGGCTGGCCGGGATCGCCGTCGGGGCCGCGGTCGTGCTGTGGCCGCAGCCGACCGTCCGGGTGCTGTTCTTCCTGCTGGCCGCGTGGCTGCTGGTCCTCGGCGTCGTGTCGATCCTCGGTGCCGTCGCGCAGTCGCGGTCGCGCAGCGCGGGGTGGCACTGGCCGCTCGCGTTCGGGCTCGTGTGCACGCTGTTCGCGCTGCTGCTGATCGCGCGCCCGCAGACGGTGCTCGCGGTGTTCGGCGTGCTGCTGGGGCTGTTCGCGTTCGTCGGCGGGGCGCTCAACGTCGTCAGCGGCTTCGCGGTGCGGCAGGTCGCGCGGGACCTGGCGAGCGACCCGCGCGCCTGA
- a CDS encoding lysylphosphatidylglycerol synthase domain-containing protein — MAFLSPPVPDGAGGDPGTGAAPAPGTGTGTVTGTVRAVRSRVDVQDVRPSRVHRPSDLLGLTLTAVLAVLVVILATYAQNTTTGVAEDVQGFATLLRRILFVPVNVLVGITTVVVPIAVLTELALRRLGRQLLQAVAAAVVAMLLVAALFWVFLTFGSDELVQGLSVRLAGQWTLTIPEYTAMLTALLTVAGPRSRRRSVAWSWNLLWLTTGVVVITAAVSLAGLGLALLVGRAAGLGVRYLGGVDPERAYGSALLAGIRRAGVEPATVVRVPDPVIEADRTPATVDALAMLPAPTPAQCALVEASGDRVYDVATDDGRHLDLIVFDGDRQVVGMLTRLWRSLRLRGLEGRSALSLRRATERAALLSYAARAAGVRTPRLLSIAEAEDSMLLLQESTDAAVPLSDVPTQDIGNDVLHAIWEQLNLAHAAGIAHRSLTSDVILVERRPGAPRVWITAWEQGDVASSDLARRMDTMQLIALLGLRVGAARAVTSAAEMLPAADIQAIGPLLQTVALPRRTREEMRAHKEVLAELRSALVARLPEADVQPEQLVRFGARTLLTIVLTIVAVFAVLASVNVSQIGPVLAASDWRYSALAFVLGLVTLLGAALAFVAFSPVRLPVWRATLVQTAATFVALAAPAGIGPAALNLRMLTRRGVSASLAGATVALVQVSQFVTTLLLLLVLTVTSGVQSSTSFSVPPAALIVLAVVAAGVGIALLFPGVRTWTQRRIGPTVRQTLPRLIEVVGQPWRLALALGGNVLMTMGYVLAFDATLAALGQKASLVQVALVFLTGNTAGSVIPTPGGIGTVEGALALGLSTIAGVNPGVAGTVALLFRLLTFWLRIPFGWLAMRYLTRAGEL, encoded by the coding sequence ATGGCCTTCCTGTCCCCACCGGTGCCCGACGGTGCCGGTGGCGACCCCGGGACCGGCGCGGCACCCGCGCCGGGGACCGGGACGGGGACGGTCACCGGGACCGTCCGCGCCGTGCGCTCGCGCGTCGACGTGCAGGACGTCCGCCCGTCACGCGTGCACCGCCCCAGCGACCTGCTGGGCCTGACCCTCACGGCGGTGCTCGCGGTCCTCGTCGTCATCCTCGCGACGTACGCGCAGAACACCACCACGGGCGTCGCCGAGGACGTGCAGGGGTTCGCGACCCTGCTGCGACGCATCCTGTTCGTGCCCGTCAACGTGCTGGTCGGCATCACCACCGTGGTCGTGCCCATCGCCGTGCTCACCGAGCTCGCGCTGCGACGCCTCGGGCGCCAGCTCCTGCAGGCCGTCGCCGCCGCTGTCGTCGCGATGCTGCTGGTCGCCGCGCTGTTCTGGGTCTTCCTCACCTTCGGCTCCGACGAGCTCGTGCAGGGGCTGTCGGTGCGCCTCGCCGGTCAGTGGACCCTGACGATCCCCGAGTACACGGCCATGCTGACGGCCCTGCTCACGGTCGCCGGGCCGCGCAGCCGGCGACGCAGCGTCGCGTGGTCGTGGAACCTGCTGTGGCTCACGACGGGCGTCGTCGTCATCACCGCGGCCGTCTCGCTGGCGGGCCTCGGCCTGGCGCTGCTCGTGGGCCGGGCCGCCGGGCTCGGCGTCCGGTACCTGGGAGGCGTCGACCCCGAGCGCGCGTACGGGAGCGCGCTGCTGGCCGGGATCCGGCGCGCGGGCGTGGAGCCCGCGACGGTCGTGCGCGTGCCCGACCCCGTGATCGAGGCGGACCGCACGCCCGCGACCGTCGACGCCCTCGCCATGCTGCCGGCCCCCACGCCCGCGCAGTGTGCGCTCGTGGAGGCGTCGGGCGACCGGGTGTACGACGTCGCCACCGACGACGGCCGCCACCTCGACCTCATCGTCTTCGACGGCGACCGGCAGGTCGTCGGCATGCTCACCCGCCTGTGGCGCAGCCTGCGGTTGCGCGGGCTCGAGGGCCGCTCGGCGCTCTCGCTGCGCCGGGCCACCGAGCGCGCCGCCCTGCTGTCCTACGCCGCGCGCGCCGCCGGCGTCCGCACGCCGCGGCTGCTGAGCATCGCCGAGGCCGAGGACTCGATGCTCCTGCTGCAGGAGAGCACCGACGCCGCGGTGCCGCTGTCCGACGTCCCCACGCAGGACATCGGCAACGACGTCCTGCACGCGATCTGGGAGCAGCTGAACCTCGCGCACGCGGCCGGCATCGCGCACCGCTCCCTGACGTCGGACGTCATCCTCGTCGAGCGGCGGCCCGGCGCACCGCGCGTGTGGATCACCGCGTGGGAGCAGGGCGACGTCGCGTCGTCCGACCTGGCGCGGCGCATGGACACCATGCAGCTCATCGCGCTGCTCGGCCTGCGCGTGGGCGCGGCACGCGCGGTCACGTCCGCCGCCGAGATGCTGCCGGCGGCCGACATCCAGGCGATCGGCCCGCTGCTGCAGACCGTCGCGCTCCCCCGGCGCACGCGCGAGGAGATGCGCGCCCACAAGGAGGTCCTCGCCGAGCTGCGCTCCGCGCTCGTCGCCCGCCTGCCGGAGGCCGACGTGCAGCCCGAGCAGCTCGTGCGGTTCGGCGCCCGCACGCTGCTGACCATCGTGCTCACGATCGTCGCCGTCTTCGCGGTGCTGGCGTCCGTCAACGTCTCGCAGATCGGGCCGGTGCTCGCGGCGAGCGACTGGCGGTACTCGGCCCTCGCGTTCGTGCTGGGCCTCGTCACGCTGCTGGGTGCCGCCCTGGCCTTCGTCGCGTTCTCCCCCGTGCGGCTGCCCGTCTGGCGCGCGACGCTCGTGCAGACCGCCGCGACGTTCGTGGCGCTCGCCGCACCGGCCGGGATCGGTCCGGCCGCGCTCAACCTGCGCATGCTGACGCGACGCGGCGTCAGCGCGTCGCTCGCCGGGGCCACCGTGGCGCTGGTCCAGGTCAGCCAGTTCGTCACGACGCTGCTGCTGCTGCTCGTGCTGACCGTGACGTCGGGCGTGCAGTCGTCCACGTCGTTCTCGGTCCCGCCCGCCGCGCTGATCGTCCTCGCGGTGGTCGCCGCGGGCGTCGGCATCGCCCTGCTCTTCCCCGGCGTGCGGACGTGGACGCAGCGCAGGATCGGACCCACCGTCCGTCAGACGCTGCCGCGGCTCATCGAGGTCGTCGGGCAGCCGTGGCGGCTCGCGCTCGCCCTCGGCGGCAACGTGCTCATGACGATGGGCTACGTGCTCGCGTTCGACGCGACGCTGGCGGCGCTCGGCCAGAAGGCGTCGCTCGTGCAGGTGGCCCTGGTGTTCCTCACGGGCAACACGGCGGGGTCCGTCATCCCGACGCCGGGCGGCATCGGGACCGTCGAGGGCGCGCTCGCGCTCGGCCTGTCGACCATCGCCGGCGTCAACCCCGGTGTCGCGGGCACCGTCGCGCTGCTCTTCCGCCTGCTGACGTTCTGGCTGCGGATCCCGTTCGGCTGGCTCGCGATGCGCTACCTGACGCGGGCCGGCGAGCTCTGA